One stretch of Acidobacteriota bacterium DNA includes these proteins:
- a CDS encoding murein L,D-transpeptidase produces MKLRSLVSAGLLGAMLLSTLQAQTIPPTVKTTPSPAPVHPATPTPKPTPKLNVRPKLSEAEVNEAKTLLSNLGYWLQPEATGQDASLRHALTAFQKVEGRARTGVLTNEELQLLRQAQRPKALEPTHSHIEIDLPRQVLFVVDATGAVQRILPVSTGSGALFTQGGRTRRAVTPTGRFKVRRKIAGWRKSDLGLLYYPSYIFAGVAIHGNPAVPATPASHGCIRIPIFAAKEFFELTPVATEVLIHGDKAVNITTTGPCKLPDDKSKK; encoded by the coding sequence TTGAAGTTGAGGTCGCTCGTCAGCGCGGGATTGCTTGGCGCGATGCTGCTTTCGACCTTACAGGCGCAAACGATTCCGCCAACGGTAAAAACTACGCCCAGCCCGGCACCGGTTCATCCTGCCACTCCCACGCCAAAACCAACTCCCAAATTGAATGTCCGCCCCAAGTTAAGCGAAGCAGAGGTGAATGAAGCGAAAACCCTCCTCAGCAACTTGGGGTATTGGCTACAACCTGAAGCAACGGGACAGGACGCATCGTTGCGTCACGCGCTGACAGCCTTTCAAAAAGTCGAAGGCCGCGCACGCACAGGCGTGTTGACGAATGAAGAGTTGCAGTTACTTCGACAAGCGCAACGCCCCAAGGCGCTGGAACCAACCCACAGTCACATCGAGATTGATTTGCCGCGCCAAGTCTTGTTTGTCGTTGATGCGACCGGCGCGGTGCAGCGCATTCTGCCGGTTTCAACCGGTTCCGGCGCGCTGTTTACGCAGGGAGGCCGCACACGCCGCGCGGTCACGCCCACTGGCAGATTCAAAGTGCGGCGCAAAATCGCGGGCTGGCGCAAGAGTGATTTGGGGTTGCTGTATTACCCCAGCTACATCTTCGCGGGTGTAGCGATTCATGGGAATCCCGCGGTGCCCGCCACGCCCGCCAGCCACGGTTGCATTCGCATTCCCATCTTTGCGGCCAAGGAGTTTTTTGAATTGACGCCGGTTGCGACTGAAGTTTTGATCCATGGCGATAAGGCCGTGAACATCACTACGACGGGGCCTTGCAAATTGCCGGATGACAAATCCAAAAAGTGA
- a CDS encoding pyridoxamine 5'-phosphate oxidase family protein codes for MIGTLAEPVARQLLANQNTGRLGCCLHNEPYVVPVHYLFEGESIYLHSLPGRKIEMLRANPRACLQIDAIEDDYHWRSVIAYGNYEEITAADEREFWLAKLYQELPHLSPVESMMGKDAPPCIVFRIRLTAVTGVFEKWV; via the coding sequence ATGATCGGCACGCTGGCAGAACCTGTCGCCCGGCAGTTGTTAGCCAATCAAAACACCGGACGGTTGGGCTGTTGTTTGCATAATGAACCCTACGTGGTGCCGGTACATTACTTGTTTGAAGGCGAGTCAATCTATCTGCATTCCCTGCCCGGTCGAAAGATCGAGATGCTGCGCGCCAATCCGCGCGCGTGTTTGCAGATAGATGCGATTGAAGACGACTATCACTGGCGCAGCGTGATCGCCTACGGCAACTACGAAGAGATTACGGCGGCGGATGAGCGGGAATTTTGGTTGGCAAAGTTGTATCAGGAGTTGCCGCATTTATCGCCCGTCGAATCCATGATGGGCAAGGATGCTCCGCCCTGTATCGTTTTTCGAATACGCCTGACCGCTGTGACAGGCGTATTCGAAAAATGGGTCTGA
- a CDS encoding Nramp family divalent metal transporter: MDHPNQQIASKHPPGRVRRFFAELGPGLITGAADDDPSGISTYSVAGAAFGYSQLWLALFSFPLMAAVQLMCARLGLVTGLGLAGVIRRRYPRWVLWGACALLVVANVVNIAADLGGMAAAMEMLTGWRAYVWLPFFAAAIILLLIFSSYRHIARVFKWLTLVLFAYVIAAFLAKPQWGAVLRATFVPHLEWNAEYVATFIAILGTTISPYLFFWQAAQEVEEERALGRKTLAMRRGATDLELKAARDDVFSGMFFAGVVMYFIILTTGATLHQTGQHHIETARQAAEALRPLAGNAAYLLFTIGLIGTGMLGVPVLAGSAAYAIAEALHWRGSLNDRPRASAKFYAVVAAAVLLGLALDYMRFNAVRMLFIAAIVNGVLAPPLLILIVLLTSDPRVMGKRVNPGWLRWLGWLTTALMAFASIGLLLI; the protein is encoded by the coding sequence ATGGATCATCCAAACCAGCAAATTGCTTCCAAGCATCCGCCCGGACGTGTGCGGCGCTTCTTTGCCGAATTAGGTCCCGGCTTGATCACTGGCGCCGCCGATGATGACCCATCCGGCATCTCGACCTATTCCGTCGCAGGCGCGGCCTTTGGTTATTCGCAATTATGGCTGGCGTTGTTTTCGTTTCCACTGATGGCCGCCGTGCAATTGATGTGCGCGCGCTTGGGCTTGGTGACCGGTTTGGGTTTGGCGGGAGTGATCCGGCGACGTTATCCGCGTTGGGTGCTCTGGGGAGCGTGTGCTTTGCTGGTCGTCGCCAACGTCGTCAACATCGCCGCCGATTTGGGCGGGATGGCGGCGGCGATGGAAATGCTGACGGGCTGGCGCGCCTATGTGTGGCTGCCGTTCTTCGCCGCCGCGATCATCCTCTTGCTGATCTTTTCCAGCTATCGGCATATCGCCAGAGTTTTCAAATGGCTGACGCTGGTGCTGTTTGCCTACGTGATTGCAGCCTTCCTGGCTAAGCCGCAATGGGGCGCGGTGCTGCGCGCGACCTTCGTGCCGCACCTTGAATGGAACGCCGAATACGTGGCCACGTTCATCGCCATCCTGGGCACCACCATCTCGCCGTACTTGTTCTTTTGGCAGGCCGCCCAGGAAGTCGAAGAGGAGCGCGCCCTGGGGCGCAAGACCTTGGCTATGCGGCGCGGGGCGACCGATCTGGAATTGAAAGCGGCGCGTGACGATGTCTTTTCCGGCATGTTTTTCGCCGGGGTTGTGATGTACTTCATCATCCTGACCACTGGTGCGACCTTACATCAGACGGGCCAACATCACATCGAAACGGCCCGCCAGGCGGCGGAAGCATTGCGGCCACTGGCAGGCAATGCCGCCTATTTGCTCTTCACGATTGGTTTGATCGGCACCGGCATGTTGGGCGTGCCTGTGCTGGCCGGTTCCGCGGCTTATGCAATCGCCGAAGCCTTGCACTGGCGCGGTTCCTTGAATGATCGCCCGCGCGCGTCCGCTAAATTCTATGCCGTCGTGGCCGCCGCCGTCCTGCTGGGGCTGGCGTTGGATTACATGCGCTTCAACGCGGTGCGGATGTTGTTCATCGCGGCCATTGTGAATGGCGTGCTCGCGCCGCCGTTGCTGATTCTGATCGTGCTGCTGACGAGTGACCCACGCGTGATGGGGAAGCGCGTCAATCCTGGTTGGTTGCGTTGGTTAGGTTGGCTGACAACGGCGCTGATGGCGTTCGCGAGCATTGGTTTGTTACTGATTTAG